Part of the Penicillium digitatum chromosome 4, complete sequence genome is shown below.
AGGCGGAGCAGGTTCAGGTTCTGCTACTGGTGCCTCTGCTGGTTTGGGTGCGACCTCCGGATTTGTTTCCGCCTCTGTTTCCGCTGGTTGTTCGCTTAATTCAGGTGATGCTTCAGGCTCCGGCGCTGCTTCTGCGGCTGATCTTGGTTGTTCCGGTTCGGGCTTAGGCTCTGGCTCAGCTGCCTTCTTGCctttcttgcccttctttttcttatccTTGCCTGCTGGCTTTTCTTCCGCAGGTGCCTCGGGTGCTATTGGCTCTTCTAGGGCCGAGGTATCAGAAGGATTATCTGCGGGCTTTTCAGGCTCAGCTCCTGGCCCCGGTGCTGCTTCAGCTGTATGTTCTGCCATTGACTCCGGTGCTAGCTCTGGTTCTGGCGCTAGCTCTGGTTCTGGCGCTGGCTCTGGTTCTGGCGCTagctctggctctggcgCTGGCTCTGGCGCTGGGTCTGCGGCTGGGTCTGCGGCTGGGTCTGGTTCAGGTGTTGGTTCCGGCTCATCtgccttcttgcccttctttttcttatccTTGCCTGCTGGCTTTTCTTCCGCAGGTGCCTCGGGTGCTATTGGCTCTTCTAGGGCCGAGGTATCAGAAGGATTATCTGCGGGCTTTTCAGGCTCAGCTCCAGGCCCCGGTGCTGCTTCAGCTGTAGGTTCTGCCATTGACTCCGGCGCTAGCTCTGGTTCTACGGCTGGGTCTGGTTTAGGTGTTGGTTCCGGCTCATCTGCCTTAttgcccttcttgcccttcttgcccttctttttcttaccCTTGCATGCTGGCTTTTCTTCCGTAGGTGGCTCAGGTGCTATTAGTTCTTCTGGGGCTGGGGGATCAGAAGGATTATCTGCGGGCTTTTCAGGCTCAGCTTCAGGCCCAGGTGCTACTTCGGCTGCTGGCTCGGCGGCTTGTTCTGGTTCAGGTGTTGGTTCAGGTGTTGGTTCCGGCTCATCtgccttcttgcccttcttgcccttctttttcttaccCTTGCCTGCTGGCTTTTCTTCCGTAGGTGGCTCAGGTGCTATTAGTTCTTCTGGGGCTGGGGGATCAGAAGGATTATCTGCGGGCTTTTCAGGCTCAGCTTCAGGCCCAGGTGCTACTTCGGCTACTGACTCTGGCTCTGGTTTGGCggctggttctggttctgaCGTTGGTTCTGGCTCAGCtgccttcttgcccttcttgcccttcttcttcttgcccaAGTTCATTTGCTCTTCCTCCGTCTTTGGCACCTCCAGGACTGGCTCGGGGGTTGCGGGTTCCTCTGGAGCAGGGGTTGCATCGGCCTTTGGTGAATCTTCCGCATTCTCTAGGGCGTCTTCCGCGGCCGCTTTAGCAACAGCCTCTTTCTCGGCCGCTAGTGCCGCGGGATCTACATCTAGATCAAGATCTGGGAAACCTTCATCTACATACTGTCAGCTTTGTAAGGCATAACGTAAGTTTGGATACTGACCATTGTTACCCTCGCCTTCTTTTTTCGGGTCTTCGCCTGCTGGAGCATCTTCTTCACCTTCGGGCTTTGTATTTCCTTCAGGCTTTGATTCCTCTTCAGGCTTTGATTCCTCTTCAGGCTTTGCGTCGCCTTCGGGCGCTGCATCACCGTCAAGCTTTGCATCTTGTATGGTACTCTCCTTGGAAGCCTCAGGGTTCTCTGCATCTGGCACTGGCTCATCCTTGCCATCTTCTTTAGCTTCTGGAGCAGCCTCGCCTGGTTGAGCCTCGGCTGTTGGTGCAGCCTCCGCGTGATCTGCACAATGTATGTTATTGCCAAGTACCAAGTCTAGACCAGAGTTTCCTCAACGATAGAATCTATCATCTGCAGAAACGAGTACTAACCTGTAGGCTCAGCGGCCGGACTGTCATCGCCACTTGGCTCAGCGGTAGGGGGATCTTCAGAGGCAGGGTCCTTCTCCGGTTCGGTGGTGGGCTCCTTGTTGTCCTGGTTTTGGCCCTCGGTCAGATCGGTCGTTGAATAGGTGACAGGGTAGAAATGGAAAGAATTAGTCTCATAATCAAAGGCCGAATATTGACGTTGGACCGATGCATATGAGTACTGAGGGAATTCGGCATACTTGTAAGTCATTCTCAACAGCGGCTGCCGCCGAGTCCGGGGCAGGATCGACGAGGTCTTTGTTCTCGAGTTCAGGGGGTGGTGCAGAGCCGACGGGAGGGCGGTTGTTGTTGCTTTTATTGTTCTTGGACTTTTTCTTACCCTTACCGGACATAATCCCCGGTCAATGACGTATCATATATAGGCCAGGGCGAGGCTGACTGGCTCGTGATATGATGCGACGAACCGGGACAATGGGAAGTTGACAAGCCGCCTTGTCGGGCTCGATGCACGGTAAAGAATGGGGCGGCCAGGGAAATTGAGGAACAAAAAGATACAAAATGTGGACAATTGAGGAGTGTGAAACTGGGTAGGGTACTTCATGTATTAGAGTACTAATAGAGAAAGGAAGGATATGCTTGTTTCTCCGGTGACACAGAGGTCGCATTGGACAATCATGGTGAGGCGACGTATAATACTTCGTCTTCTATGCAGTCGGATGGGACAACAACAAAGTGCATTACGGTCCTGCCCCCTGAACGTCACCACTGAACTGCCCGATAAAGTCAATCGTCATTGGGCCACGTTGGTCATCGGGTCTCCATCTCCAGGACCGATATGGTGGTTCAGTGAGGTCCAGTGCTTGGTTAGGGCCGGGTGAGAGCAGCGTGATCCCTACCCGCAGGAATAGCTGCAGCATCAAGCAGCAAATGGCGAGATAGGATTGGGGACCGGGGCAAATCGGTCAAGAGGGGAAAGGCAGTGCCGGGGTATGGAGAAACTGGGTCCTTTGAAGTGGGGCGAATGCCATCGaatgaattgaattgaattatAACTGAATTTGACATGTCATCTTTTGGTTCTGGTGTTGTTTTTGGGCCTGGATACTACACACAGACACATGCCAAGATGATGATCAAATGAATTGGGCCGAGGGAACTTCGCAAGTGTACAGTACACAAAGCCACGAAGGCAATGTTTCAGTAGGGAGATCAATAGGCGATGCAGAGGCGATGCAGATCCATCTCTGCCCAACGTGCATCGGTAGCGGCGGCAAACAGGATCTAGGCGTACGAAGTACACCGTGAGTGAGGAGACCAGAACAAATAACCTCGGACGGGATCTGgtattgggggggggggggggggggcaaatCTTGAAACTTCGAGCAATTTTTTGCATATTCTTAGAATCAAACTGGAAAACGGGGTGGTTGGGAATGGAGTTGTATGGAGCCGATGGAGCCGATGGAGTTGTGGATACTTGAATCTCTCTCCACTTTCGACACCGACACTTCGAAGTTTCGCCCGGGAACAATAATTCTGTGATACTCAACTGTAAGGGAGCCCGCAGTTGAAATGGTGATGTAATATGCAGTTCGACATCGTAGACTGCATCCAAGTGGTCTGTACGAAGCAAAAAGAGAGGGGAAATGGCGAAACCCGGAGTTTCTTGTGGTCAGGTGATAATGCGCATTGGACTTGGACATCAAATTCTCCCTCGTTTCTGCTTTGTTCGAGATTTTCAGATTTCCATTCTATCTATGGCTAcaaactacggagtactccgtacagccgATCAGTATGGAGTTTGTGGTCTACGCTTCAATACCAGCCACTCCTAAACCAACACAATTTGCCTGCGAATTCTTGCATCCAGCTTAGTCCACCTACGAAGTGCCCCACGGCCATCTGATCGATCTGTCGTCGCTTTAGAATGGCTTCGTCACTGGGATCTTCGCCTTCGGAAATAGTTTATGTGTTCACTTCGACCTTATGTACCTCAGGGTATAGATAGGTACAACAAAGCCAACGCTCGGGTCTCAAAAGAGCTGCATGCGTGTCTAGGCCACTTTTCGCTTTTCTAGTGGATCATCTCGGTGCTGACTTTTCGTGTTGTTTCCCGATATGTTGTACTTCCCGATACAAGCTCTCATTCAAATCACCAGATAGGGTCATCGACAAAGTATGTGCCCAACTCCATGTAGCGGGCCGAGCATCCATGCCGTGTTGCGTGTGGTTAGCAAATGGCGGTCCTCGAGGTGAAACCCATCGCATTTGTAACCACTATCAGTGGCTTTGCTTCTATTCTCAGAATTGGGCCAAGACTCTTGGGTCCTATGTATCTTTTCTCGAATACGTTGAACTCTTGGACTCTGCAAGAAATAGATGGGCATCAACATCACCAGTCCATTTTCGCCAGGCAGTTCTCGTATTACCTATGCACTTGAAAGGGACATGCCGATCGGAGAGGAGAGGTCTCAAGGTTAATAAACTTTCATTCGGTGTCTTAAGTTTGAGATTTGAACCAGTGAATGGATAGGTAGTTTGGAGCATACAATATCGAGTGGCAGTTAAATTGGTAGGGATGTTGCCGGCATCAGATCTACTAGAGAGTGATCAAGGTGAGATTTAAAAAATCCTGCCAGTAAAGCGCTTGTTTGATCAGGGTTCGAAAAGTATTCATAAACATCGCTTAAAAAGTGTAAACGTCGTAGACCCTTGTAACTACAGCACATAAAACCCTCTACTCTGTGATCCCGTCGGCGATTTCCCCTTCCCCTCATGACCGATGCATCGATTGTTCGCCAGAAGTGCTGGCTAGTCAAGAACATGGCCTGATGAAGCTCTGATTGGCTGCCTCACTGTTTTTCACGCCGGTGAATTAACACGTGCAGTCTCACTCAAATCTATCTCTTTCTTTCGACGCGGAGCACCCCACACTGAGTAGAGATTGAGATGCACatggagagggaaaaaaaacatagcTAACCTCATCATACGCAATCGATTTCCCCTGATGAATGAAAGGTCTGCTTTCTCAACAAGTGCATGTTGTCGTCGACCGACTAGTTCTTGGTATAGTGCACATGAATGTAGCTAGGCCAAGAGAGTACGCACGATATATTAAATTTGTAAAACCTGATACGCATAAGCTTGGCATTTAAAATTGAAGGAACACGGGTTGAATGCTTCTAAAGAAGTGTAGTTCTCAATATGAGGTTAGGGGTCCCATGGGATAGAAGGTGGGTAATGATTGTACCCATGTTAGTGGAAGTCGCATAGGTTGACAATGGGTATCGTTTCTTGGTGATAAATCGATCTGAATCCCGAAGGAAACAGTAGGAATCCTGATTATCCAAAAAAGCCCTTTGTACAGTTCATGGTTTTCAATGCCTTGTATTATCGCAAAATTACTAGCTGTCTACCTCGTGATGTTTTTCATTGTCCCTTCATAAGATCATTCGACCGAAAAGCAAAGACAACGAAAATAATCTAAAAAGAACATCGGAGTGTTCTCACATAGGATGTCCTCATTACAAGCTTGCCAAATAGATCAGATTATGTAAGTCTTCAATCGTCATGAACAGAAGCTGCATGGGCAGTCGAATACTCTTGTTGAGAGTACATAGAtagataaaaaaaaagactggAGAGCGGCGAGCGGCTCACCTTGAATGAAGAGACAGAGTAAGGTGTAGAGATTTTGTTTTGGTGAGAAGTGTGTACAAAACAGCTGATGCCAGTTGTGCATGGTGTGAATGCCAGGCCCTTGTCACCTAAGAGTTAATACTAAACATATGTGCTCAAGCACCAGAGGTAAAAAAACAACCTAGCAATGCGTAAGGTAGAGCAAACACAACTTATGCCTGCAAGTGCGCGTCCAAAATTTTTCTCCATTTAGGGCCATTGACTCTCATCAAGAAGATGACGGAGCTGCTTGCGAAACCGAGCAGGCCGAGAATAGTGAAAAGCCACCCATTGCCGATACCATCGATGATCGGGGCAGTGACGACGGTACCCACACAGGAGAAGATGTTTCGCATGAAGTTGTTGAGAGCTACACCCTCCGAGGACTTTTTCGGCATGAATTCCGTGAGCATAGTGGTTACCATGCTGAAAATGAGCATGGAGCCCATGCCAAAGAAGAAGTTGGCAATCATCTGCTGGAGTTAGCGAGTGCTACTGATGTGTCCGGGGACCCATATTGAGAGTTGACATACTGGGACAAGCCAAAAGACTCCCCTCTCTGCCGCCCAGCCATACCAAATCAAGCCGGCCGGGTACATGAAGGCACCCAGCCATGCATTCTCACGCATTCGGTCTTCCGGTCGTAGTATCAGTCTGCCTTTCTCGTCGTATCGATTTGCCTTCTTCGCCTCCCGTTGCATGATACTATCCATCCATTTGCCTCCTAAGATACTGCTCACAATGTAGCCCAGCGAATTTGGAATGTACAGCAAACCAACGATGGTGGTGGAGAAGTTGTATGGCGCCTTTCCAAACGTGTTCTCAACACTGATATTGAGTACATAGAGGGAACCAAAAGCGATACTGGCATAGTACACACTGAGAAGAACCGGAAGAAAACGGAGGTAGAGAATGATTTTAAGTGGATCAATGAGAATCATCCTCAGGGTCTTGAGCCACTTCGCGGTGGACCGAACTACCTGCTGCGACTCGACTCGACTCAAAGAGCGGCTGATAGCTGGATCGTCGTCGTCAAGTTCAGCCATCCCAGACTTTTGTGCGGTCAATGTCTCGGGAAGGGCGAACACGATAAAGATAAGAGTGAGAGCACCAAATGCTGAGAGGAACCACATGGTGCTCCGCCATCCCCAGCGCTGGGCTAGGACGCCACCGATTATGGGTGCAAACAAAGGTCCACACAACGGACCTAGATAGAAGATACCCATTGCTCGTCCTCGCTCTCTGGATTCCCAGAGATCGGCGATGGTGCCAGCTCCAACGGCCTGAACAGAAGCCGAAGCGCCACCACTCAGCATTCGCATTACAATCAGCATTGAAATAGAATCTGATTTGGCACAAAGGCAGTTGAAGACCACAAAGAGAGTAAAAGAAGCTAGGTAGATGGTCCGTCGCCCAAATCGCTCGCTGAATGATGACCACCACAATGGGAATATCGACATGGCCAGCATGTATAGCGCGATCGATAGATTAGTGATGGTAGTTGTTGTCTTCAACTCCTTTGTCACTTGTGATAGTGAAGCTGGTAGAAGATCGATTAGAGATGACCTTCCGAATACCCCAATTTGTGCTGGGAGACTCACGGAGAAAGATCGCGCTGCCCATTGGTGCTGTAGCTCCGGCAAGAGCGACAACAAATGTGATGAACCATTTCATCCTGCGAGGATATGTTCTTGGGTTTTCAACCTCTGCCACCAATGCTAATTGCCCGAACAAGCCTCTACGCTTGAGCCGGGCGACCTTGATGGGAGGACCAAGCTCCGTCATTTGACGTTCTAGACGTGGAGGATTCTCTAGGTCATGTTCATCATCGGCAGTATTGCTGGAGGCAACCGATAGGGAGTGGATGTCATTATCAACTTTCAACTTTGTTTCGGCTATACAACAATTCGTCGGATCTTCTCCGCTATTCGAGGATGCGACGATGCTGTCCGTCTCAGGTTGCCCGTGCATATTAGAGGTATATTGTATGTGAGAGCCTGGAAAAGCCAACTTTCTCCAACTACACATAGAACAATTCcgaattccaaaaaaaaataaaaggcACGTAGAGCTTTACAAGAATGAAATCAAGTTAAGTTCAACTCTAAATAGCCCTGTGGGAGCCCTGAAGAGAACCAGTTGGGCACCCTCCGTTGAGAACGTCGATCCCCTACCTTAATGTGCCTCGAAGATCAGCAGGTCTATTTTACAACAGTGAATGCAGTTAGATATCgtcttggggggggggggggggggggggatgtaAGAGAAAAAATCAGAACACATATGGAGACTGTCTGGCCGATCACCGACAGTCACCGACAGCGACCGAGTGCCATGAGTGATACATCTGTTGCCCTCCAAGGGACTAGTGCTAAATGGGGTTTCAAAATACCAACGCTAGTACATGTTCTATCGTATAACGATATAAGCCGGCCTATAGAGCCAGTCATCGTTGAGCGCGAGTGTGCCGGTCTTCCGTCGGCAAATACTGAAGGCGACTATCCCGAGGGAGTGTAGAGATTTGCAGTGGCCTAGATGTTCAATGATAGCACgaaatctactccgtatgttgtatgatGGAACCGAATTTGAAGTGCCCTGATGAAATCAGAAAGCACATCTTTTACAGTTGAAATAGACTCGTGTTGGTTATCGCTTAATTACCCCTGCTTCCCCGGACGTTGTTTTAGCTGTCTCAATAAAATTCCGAGTATCATCATCACAAGCTAACTACCGGGCCCTTCTACCAGCTTGGAGTTGTTGACTCACCTACAATATAGGTACATGCCACATACGCTTATAATAGGGAGTTCGTAGGTCTACCCATTCTATTCCTATAGCACAGATGTAGGTGGTAGGTGGAGGTATACTTGCTATGATTAAATCACAGATTCAATCCGGAGAACAGGGAGTGGAACTTGAATAATCCCGAAACATTTTGTGCACAGAGTAGCGGATCATTAATCAGTACCTTCAATACAGGTGGACCTCAGGGCTCCAAGGCTGCAAGGGGGTGATTAATAAGCCTAGAAGACTAGGCAATGGACCCCGGAGGTCAACATGGCATAAAGACGGTGAACACTACCGCATCCTTCTTACCACGCAGTAGAACATCACCCCGTGAGATCGCATCATAGACCAAGACCAAAAAAACCGTCCCAATGCAAACCAACATCAACCCAAAGGAGGTGCAGGCCCACCTCTCCCAATACGCGGGCGACAAATACGTCGAGGGCTGGGCTTCCCTCTGGGACAAGGGCGATAATCTGCCCTGGGACCGGGGATTCCCCAATCCCGCCCTGGAAGATACGCTCGTTAAACAGCGCCCGACAATTGGCGCACCTGTCGTCACCGATGCACAGGGCCAGTCTTACAGGCGGAAGGCTCTCGTTCCTGGATGCGGGAGAGGTGTGGATGTCCTCTTGTTGGCAAGCTTTGGCTACGATGCTTACGGCCTCGAGTATAGCGCGGCTGCGGTTAACGCATGCAAGAAAGAGGAGACCGATAataccagttggtatcgTGTCCGCGATCAGACTGTCGGCACCGGGAAGGTCACTTGGATCCAGGGTGACTTTTTCGATGATGCTTGGTTGAAGGAGATTGATGTGCCGTTGAATGGATTTGATCTAATTTATGATTATACGGTATGGATCCCTTTTTGTTCCTAGTGTTGCTGCTTGGCTGTTTGTCTATGTTGTGATGTTCATCGCAATGCGGGCATACAGCCACAGGATTTGTTGACTAATAACAAGACTCATGtatcttctttttctgtaTCTCATGTTGCTATGTTCACTATGCTCACGCTAAATATCATGCAGTTCTTCTGTGCTTTGGAGCCATCGATGCGACCCAAATGGGCGCGCCGACAGACCCAGCTTCTGGCCCCTTCGCCGACGGGCAACTTGATCTG
Proteins encoded:
- a CDS encoding Thiol methyltransferase, putative; the protein is MQTNINPKEVQAHLSQYAGDKYVEGWASLWDKGDNLPWDRGFPNPALEDTLVKQRPTIGAPVVTDAQGQSYRRKALVPGCGRGVDVLLLASFGYDAYGLEYSAAAVNACKKEETDNTSWYRVRDQTVGTGKVTWIQGDFFDDAWLKEIDVPLNGFDLIYDYTFFCALEPSMRPKWARRQTQLLAPSPTGNLICLEFPRHKDPQAPGPPYASPSEAYVAHLSHPGEEIPYDAKGVVKHEPLRAPSNDGLERVAYWKPERTHEVGQGENGVIHDRVSIWRHRD
- a CDS encoding MFS multidrug resistance transporter, putative, with protein sequence MHGQPETDSIVASSNSGEDPTNCCIAETKLKVDNDIHSLSVASSNTADDEHDLENPPRLERQMTELGPPIKVARLKRRGLFGQLALVAEVENPRTYPRRMKWFITFVVALAGATAPMGSAIFLPSLSQVTKELKTTTTITNLSIALYMLAMSIFPLWWSSFSERFGRRTIYLASFTLFVVFNCLCAKSDSISMLIVMRMLSGGASASVQAVGAGTIADLWESRERGRAMGIFYLGPLCGPLFAPIIGGVLAQRWGWRSTMWFLSAFGALTLIFIVFALPETLTAQKSGMAELDDDDPAISRSLSRVESQQVVRSTAKWLKTLRMILIDPLKIILYLRFLPVLLSVYYASIAFGSLYVLNISVENTFGKAPYNFSTTIVGLLYIPNSLGYIVSSILGGKWMDSIMQREAKKANRYDEKGRLILRPEDRMRENAWLGAFMYPAGLIWYGWAAERGVFWLVPMIANFFFGMGSMLIFSMVTTMLTEFMPKKSSEGVALNNFMRNIFSCVGTVVTAPIIDGIGNGWLFTILGLLGFASSSVIFLMRVNGPKWRKILDAHLQA